The following DNA comes from Amycolatopsis albispora.
AGCGGGAAGTCGGGGACGATCGTGTCGGCGAGGGCGACGGGCAATGCGGGCCAGTTGAAGAAGCTGGGGTCGACGATCTTGACGCGGGACAGGGTGCCGTCGGAGGCGAGTTCGACGCGGTGCACGATCGTGCCTCGCCAGCCCTCCACGATGCCAACCCCTGAACGGCCCCCCAATCGCCCGGTGACGGAGCCGGTCGTTGGTGCGCCCGGTGCCGTCGCGCGCTCGTCGCCGAGCGAGCCGTCGAGCGTTTCCGCGAGGTGGGTGATCCGGTTGAGGGAGTGGGAGATTTCCTCGGCGCGGACCAGGAACCGGGACAGCACGTCCCCGTCGGTGCGGGTGTGCTCGGCGCGCGGATGATCCTCGGTCAGGGTGGGGTGGTCGTGGCGGGCGTCGAGGGCCAGGCCGCTGGCGCGGGCGACATAGCCGAGGGTGCCCAGGTCGCTGGCCTGCTGGCGGGTGAGGACGGCGGTGCCGGTGAACCGGTCGGCGACGACGGTATTGGTCAGGGCCAGGGTGACGATCTCGGCGATGTCCTCGCCGATCGCGGCGAGCCGGTCGAGGTCGAGCAGCGCGGTGAGGCGGGCGCCGCCGGGCTGGATCGCGCCGCGCAGCAAGCGATGGCCGGTGACCTCGTCGTTGATCCGCAACAGCTGTTCGCGTACGCGCTGAGCGTGGGTGTTGAGGATGCCATAGCCGACGTCGTTGCACAGCGCGCCGATGTCGGTGATGTGGTTGTAAAGCCGTTCCAGTTCCAGCAGGATCCCACGGATCCGGTGGGTGTCCGCCGGGATGGTGAGGCCCAGGGCGTCTTCGATGGCGTGGCAGAAGGCGAGGGTGTGTCCGACGGTGGTGTCACCGCTGATGCGTTCGGCCAGTTCGATGCCCTGGTCGGGGCGGCGACCATGGAACAGCTTCTCGATTCCTTTGTGGACGAACCAGAGGCGGGCTTTGAGGTTGAGGATGGTTTCGCCGACCACAGAGAACCGAAAGTGGCCGGGTTCGATCATGCCGGCGTGCACCGGTCCGACCGGGATCTCATACACACCCGGTCCCTCGACGGTACGGAACGGGTATGGGCCGTCGACGTCACCGAAGGGGGGCGGGTCACCCGCGTCAGCGAGCATCGGGTGCCAGCCGGTGGGCCAGTGGAAGTGGCGCACCAGCCGCTGCGGTAATGGGTGGTCGGTCGGGGTGATGCCGAACAGGTCGTGCATCTCCCGTTCGAAGCGCCCGGCGGGGAAGGACAGGGCGGCCAGGCTCGGCACCCGCGGGTCCGAGGCGTCGAGGGGGACATGGAGTTCGACCCGACGATCCGGGATGGCGCCGGTGGCACCGCCGGTGGCGGGGGCGGTGAACAGGTACACCGCCCGCAGCCGGCCACCGCCACGATCAGCGCCCGTGTCGACGTTGACGTTGGCTGCCCCGTCGATGTCGTGGTGGCCGGCGACGAGGGCGACCCGGTATCCCTGTGCCAGCAACGACTCCGCCCGCCCGGGCAACTCGTCCGCGGTCAGGGGCAGCGCGGTCCGGCGGTCCCCAACCGGCTCGCCCGGCACCGGCACGTCCTCCTCCGACCGAGGTTCGGACCGGCTGTCGGCACCGTCCGGGGATGTCGGGTCCTGGGATGGTGTGTCCTGGGGTGTGTTGGGGGTCATTGCGGTCCCAGCAGGGTGTCGGCGGCGGCGTGCAGCAGGGAGGACAGTGGCCCGGCGGTGATGCCCAGCACCGCGCAGACCGCCAACCCGGCCCCGAGCGCGAGGGCGGTGGAAGCAGGGAGCCGGCGTGGTGCGATGGCCGCACCCGGCCCTTCAGTTGGTTCTGGTGGGGTGCCGAGGAGCATGCGGCTGGTGTGGCCGACCAGGGCGGCGGCGATCACCAGCACCAACACGACGGCGAGGACCATCGCGGTGGTGGTCACCCAGCCCAGCCCGGCGGCGAACCCGGCGCGGGCTATCCCGAGTTCGCTGGCGAACAGGCTGAACGGGGGCAGTCCGAGCAGGGCGAGGACACCGAGGCCGACACTCCCGGCGAGCACCGGGTGGCCGGCGGCGAGTCCGCGGACCTTGTCGATGCGGCTGGTGCCGGTGGCCTGGAGGATGCGGCCTGCGCCGAGGAACAGCACGGCTTTGGCCAGGCCGTGCCCGAGGATATGGAGAAGGATGGCGGCCAGGGCGAGCGGGCTGCCGATCGCGGCGCCGAGGGCGACCAGACCGAGGTGTTCGATGCTGGAGTAGGCCAGCATCCGCTTGTAGTCCCGTTGTGCCACCAGGAGTGTGGCCGCGAGGAGCAGGGACGCGATGGCCATCACGATCAGCACGGTGCGGGCGAACTCGGGGCCGAGGGCGGCGTCGGCGATCACTTTGACGCGCAGGATGGCGTAGAACGCGACCGACAGCAGCACCCCGGACATGAGCGCGGAGACCGGGGCGGGGGCTTGGGAGTGGGCATCCGGTAGCCAGGCGTGCAGGGGTGCGAGCCCGGCTTTGGTGCCGAACCCGAGGATCAGCAACGCGACCGCGATCCGAGTGACTGCGGGGTCCAGGTGGTGCGCGTTCGCCGCGAGTGCCGCGAGATCGAGGCCGCCCGTGCCGGGTGCCTGCTGGGAGGCGTAGTTGAGCAGGATGGCGCCCAGCAGCGCGAGCGCGATCCCGGCCGAGCAGATCACCACGTACTTCCACGCCGCTTCCACGGCGGCGCGGGTGCGGCGTTGGCCGACGAGGAACGCGGTCACGATGGTCGTGGCCTCG
Coding sequences within:
- a CDS encoding NADH-quinone oxidoreductase subunit C, whose product is MPVPGEPVGDRRTALPLTADELPGRAESLLAQGYRVALVAGHHDIDGAANVNVDTGADRGGGRLRAVYLFTAPATGGATGAIPDRRVELHVPLDASDPRVPSLAALSFPAGRFEREMHDLFGITPTDHPLPQRLVRHFHWPTGWHPMLADAGDPPPFGDVDGPYPFRTVEGPGVYEIPVGPVHAGMIEPGHFRFSVVGETILNLKARLWFVHKGIEKLFHGRRPDQGIELAERISGDTTVGHTLAFCHAIEDALGLTIPADTHRIRGILLELERLYNHITDIGALCNDVGYGILNTHAQRVREQLLRINDEVTGHRLLRGAIQPGGARLTALLDLDRLAAIGEDIAEIVTLALTNTVVADRFTGTAVLTRQQASDLGTLGYVARASGLALDARHDHPTLTEDHPRAEHTRTDGDVLSRFLVRAEEISHSLNRITHLAETLDGSLGDERATAPGAPTTGSVTGRLGGRSGVGIVEGWRGTIVHRVELASDGTLSRVKIVDPSFFNWPALPVALADTIVPDFPLTNKSFNLSYAGNDL
- a CDS encoding proton-conducting transporter membrane subunit — encoded protein: MTTLFLLAPLAVPALGALIYAVLGWRPATAWVSAASAALMLASAITVAVSVVGSGPHTAVGGLLRVDAVSAFMLIVIGAVALLATTATPAYLTAEIAAGRATARTARWHSVLVQLFLAAMALAVLAANLGVVWVAIEATTIVTAFLVGQRRTRAAVEAAWKYVVICSAGIALALLGAILLNYASQQAPGTGGLDLAALAANAHHLDPAVTRIAVALLILGFGTKAGLAPLHAWLPDAHSQAPAPVSALMSGVLLSVAFYAILRVKVIADAALGPEFARTVLIVMAIASLLLAATLLVAQRDYKRMLAYSSIEHLGLVALGAAIGSPLALAAILLHILGHGLAKAVLFLGAGRILQATGTSRIDKVRGLAAGHPVLAGSVGLGVLALLGLPPFSLFASELGIARAGFAAGLGWVTTTAMVLAVVLVLVIAAALVGHTSRMLLGTPPEPTEGPGAAIAPRRLPASTALALGAGLAVCAVLGITAGPLSSLLHAAADTLLGPQ